A region of Paraburkholderia sp. BL23I1N1 DNA encodes the following proteins:
- a CDS encoding OmpA family protein — protein sequence MKPANRRHGLAFAAAFVMLAVLAGCSTPDKIILLPDPEGKIGAVIVHSATGEQTIDKAYAGVGVTKGGAIEKTMDSQSSVQARYGELLAARPPRPMTFTIFFLFDSATELAPESSATVKKLKAVLATWPAPQLVVVGHTDLAGAQDFNDRLSMQRAQTVATFLIKQGIPAQQMETAARGKRGPLVPTADGVPNRMNRRAVITIQ from the coding sequence TTGAAGCCTGCAAACCGACGTCACGGACTGGCATTTGCAGCGGCATTCGTCATGCTGGCTGTCCTGGCCGGGTGCAGCACGCCGGACAAAATTATCCTGTTGCCGGATCCTGAGGGCAAAATCGGAGCGGTCATTGTCCACAGCGCCACCGGCGAGCAGACAATCGACAAGGCTTACGCCGGAGTCGGCGTCACCAAGGGCGGCGCCATCGAAAAAACGATGGATAGCCAATCCAGTGTGCAGGCACGATATGGCGAGCTACTCGCGGCGCGGCCGCCTCGGCCCATGACATTTACGATCTTTTTTCTGTTTGATTCGGCCACCGAATTAGCTCCTGAGTCATCCGCCACGGTTAAAAAACTAAAGGCCGTGCTGGCGACATGGCCCGCACCTCAGCTCGTGGTGGTCGGTCACACCGATCTGGCAGGCGCTCAGGATTTCAATGACCGACTGTCCATGCAGCGGGCGCAGACTGTGGCAACGTTCCTGATCAAGCAAGGCATTCCTGCCCAACAAATGGAGACCGCTGCCCGGGGCAAGCGCGGGCCACTGGTGCCTACGGCAGATGGCGTTCCCAATCGCATGAACCGGCGCGCAGTCATCACAATCCAATAA
- a CDS encoding NAD-dependent epimerase/dehydratase family protein codes for MKLFITGGTGFIGQAVARKAISLGHQVTALVRQDSSAAASALARLGVTLYSGDLREPQSFAATAGAADGVVHAASTNDASAAAADEVAAVAMLSHLRPGAAFVYTSGTWVYGNTEGGPATEASALNPTPLIAWRPAVEQQVLALAASRSIAAVILRPAMVHGYGGGVFGMLAGMVRQTGSVRIVGDGRNHWPAVHVDDLATAYLSAVERAASGDGRVTGQIFNVVAEDAVAVAEMGEAIRASVGADRVELWPLDDARKSLGPFADALALDQTVSGQHARQVLAWEPHGLGLIADLSVQNHFQQINGA; via the coding sequence TTGAAACTGTTCATTACAGGTGGTACTGGCTTCATCGGGCAAGCGGTCGCGCGCAAGGCGATCAGCCTCGGTCATCAGGTCACGGCGCTGGTGCGCCAGGACAGCTCGGCGGCCGCCAGCGCGCTGGCACGTCTCGGTGTGACACTGTATTCCGGCGACCTGCGTGAGCCGCAGTCTTTCGCTGCGACTGCCGGTGCCGCTGATGGCGTGGTGCACGCCGCGTCGACCAACGATGCTTCCGCCGCTGCTGCTGATGAGGTCGCGGCTGTAGCGATGCTTTCGCATCTGCGTCCGGGCGCAGCGTTTGTCTATACGTCGGGCACCTGGGTCTACGGCAATACGGAGGGGGGGCCCGCGACTGAAGCATCGGCGCTGAACCCGACACCACTCATCGCCTGGCGGCCCGCAGTGGAGCAACAGGTGCTGGCGCTAGCAGCAAGCCGCTCGATTGCCGCAGTGATCCTCAGGCCGGCGATGGTGCACGGCTACGGCGGCGGCGTTTTCGGCATGCTTGCCGGCATGGTCCGTCAGACCGGCAGTGTGAGGATCGTCGGCGATGGTCGCAACCACTGGCCTGCCGTTCACGTCGATGATCTCGCCACGGCTTACCTGAGCGCGGTGGAGCGGGCGGCAAGCGGAGACGGTCGAGTCACGGGACAGATCTTCAACGTGGTTGCGGAAGACGCCGTTGCGGTTGCCGAAATGGGTGAAGCGATTCGGGCCTCGGTCGGCGCCGATCGCGTCGAACTCTGGCCGCTCGACGATGCTCGCAAATCGCTTGGGCCGTTCGCTGACGCACTGGCGCTCGATCAGACCGTAAGTGGCCAGCATGCCCGGCAAGTTCTTGCGTGGGAACCCCATGGCCTCGGCCTGATCGCGGACCTCTCTGTACAAAATCACTTTCAGCAAATCAACGGAGCATGA
- a CDS encoding DoxX family protein: protein MAWNSASFESILATIVAVLFAVAGVVNLTGRGTVKSDFVRWGYPAWFHLLCGALELLCSALLFGQQTRVLGLTLAGAILVAVFFTLLRNRESFKHLAPALIFSALVVATVALRS from the coding sequence ATGGCGTGGAACAGCGCATCTTTCGAATCGATTCTCGCGACGATCGTGGCGGTTCTGTTCGCGGTTGCCGGGGTGGTCAATCTCACAGGACGCGGCACGGTGAAGAGCGACTTCGTACGCTGGGGTTACCCGGCATGGTTTCATTTGCTCTGTGGCGCTCTTGAGCTGTTGTGTTCGGCACTTCTTTTTGGACAACAAACGAGAGTCCTGGGCCTAACGCTGGCCGGTGCGATCCTGGTCGCCGTGTTCTTCACGTTGCTACGAAACCGGGAGTCGTTCAAGCATCTCGCCCCTGCGCTGATCTTCTCGGCTCTCGTTGTGGCTACTGTGGCGCTCCGCAGTTGA
- the mug gene encoding G/U mismatch-specific DNA glycosylase: MKTLMPSVACSDSLQGLPDILEQGLSVVFCGINPGVRAASTGRHFAGRGNRFWRAVHLAGFTPEQICPDDDHTLLQYGCCLTTVVSRPTARADELSQWEFKAAATEFERKIERYAPQCVAFLGKMALSAMSGNREIHWGPQPATFGGARVWVLPNPSGLNRTFSLDALVTAYRELRLAVSPAG, translated from the coding sequence ATGAAAACGCTAATGCCATCCGTGGCTTGCTCCGACTCACTCCAAGGTCTCCCCGATATCCTTGAACAGGGTTTATCAGTGGTGTTTTGCGGAATCAATCCGGGCGTCCGTGCGGCATCGACAGGCCGCCACTTTGCCGGCCGAGGGAATCGGTTCTGGCGGGCCGTTCATCTGGCAGGTTTTACGCCTGAACAGATTTGCCCTGACGACGATCACACGCTCCTGCAGTATGGTTGTTGCCTGACAACCGTGGTCTCGCGCCCAACTGCACGAGCGGATGAACTATCGCAATGGGAATTCAAAGCGGCGGCGACGGAATTCGAGCGGAAGATCGAACGATATGCACCGCAATGCGTTGCCTTCCTCGGAAAGATGGCGCTCTCTGCCATGTCCGGCAATCGCGAAATACACTGGGGCCCGCAACCGGCAACGTTCGGCGGCGCCCGCGTATGGGTGTTGCCCAATCCCAGCGGTCTGAACCGGACATTCAGCCTCGACGCACTGGTGACTGCCTACCGGGAACTTCGTCTTGCAGTCTCGCCGGCTGGTTGA
- a CDS encoding alkaline phosphatase family protein codes for MKRIDKVPRKPVLQALFTFSAAALAVGTALYPSISTSQQTDAASVHTASPIKHVIVIVGENRTFDHVFGAYTPRSGQTVSNLLSKGIITQDGKPGPNFATAAQYTATADNPNRFELSPSGKKLYTVLPAPNTGFVATAPSDTSPPPFATLAAAQAAEGAALKPQDVVHLTTGASGLPQQVPDTRFGTNTFNLPNGPYQISRVGPNYDQYMNSPVHRFYQNWQQSDCSFSHATYDNPSGCKMDLFAWVETSIGAGSNGKPKPANFTDQTTSEGSTALGYYNVNTGDMPYFTELARQYTISDNYHQPVMGGTGANSIMIGTADALYYTDGNGNATTPPADEIENPHPLAGTNNWYKQDGYSGGTYSNCSDPKQPGVGAIRHYLGTLPYHPDPNCAANTYYLLNNYNPGYNGDGSVNTSSAFTIPPSPVRTIADSLLAKNISWKYYGEGWKTFVSTPSTSVYCNICNPFLYETAIMTNPALVAAHFQDTTDLYSDIAAGTLPAVSFVKPGGLLDGHPESSKFGLYEAFVHKLVEAVQSNPALWASTAILITTDEGGGYYDSGYIQPVDFFGDGPRIPMIVVSPFSRGGRVVHEYSDHASIIKFIDRNWSLSPITQRSRDNLPNPVQLPGNPYVPVNSPAIGDLFDSFQFDRDRDQDDHHNDKGQGNNGGFGWWPF; via the coding sequence ATGAAGCGTATTGATAAAGTCCCACGAAAGCCCGTCCTGCAAGCCCTTTTTACGTTCAGCGCAGCTGCACTAGCGGTCGGCACCGCACTCTACCCGTCCATTTCCACCAGTCAGCAGACCGACGCCGCCTCCGTTCACACGGCCTCGCCGATCAAGCATGTGATCGTCATCGTGGGCGAAAACCGCACCTTCGATCATGTGTTCGGCGCCTATACGCCGCGAAGCGGGCAGACGGTATCGAATCTGCTCTCCAAAGGCATCATCACGCAGGACGGCAAACCTGGACCCAATTTCGCGACCGCCGCACAGTACACCGCCACCGCCGACAACCCCAACCGCTTCGAGCTGAGCCCTTCCGGCAAGAAGCTCTACACCGTACTGCCGGCACCCAACACCGGCTTTGTAGCGACCGCCCCGAGCGACACCAGCCCGCCGCCCTTCGCAACCCTTGCCGCGGCCCAGGCTGCAGAAGGGGCGGCACTCAAGCCACAGGACGTCGTGCATCTGACGACCGGCGCGTCAGGTTTGCCGCAACAGGTACCGGACACGCGCTTTGGCACGAACACCTTCAATCTGCCGAACGGCCCCTATCAGATTTCGCGAGTGGGTCCGAACTACGATCAGTACATGAATAGCCCCGTGCACCGCTTCTATCAGAACTGGCAGCAGTCGGACTGTAGCTTCTCGCATGCGACCTACGACAACCCCAGCGGCTGCAAAATGGACCTGTTTGCGTGGGTCGAAACGTCGATCGGCGCCGGCTCGAACGGCAAGCCAAAGCCCGCCAACTTCACCGACCAGACCACGAGCGAAGGATCGACGGCACTCGGCTACTACAACGTGAATACCGGCGATATGCCCTATTTCACCGAGCTCGCGCGTCAATACACGATCAGCGACAACTATCACCAGCCGGTGATGGGCGGCACGGGTGCGAACAGCATCATGATCGGTACGGCTGATGCGCTTTACTACACCGACGGCAACGGTAACGCCACCACCCCGCCCGCCGATGAGATCGAAAATCCGCATCCGCTGGCAGGCACCAACAACTGGTACAAGCAGGACGGCTACTCGGGCGGTACCTACAGTAACTGCTCCGACCCGAAGCAACCCGGGGTAGGCGCGATCCGCCATTACCTGGGCACGCTGCCCTATCACCCCGACCCGAACTGCGCGGCCAATACCTACTATCTGCTCAACAACTACAACCCGGGTTATAACGGCGACGGCAGCGTGAATACGAGCAGCGCCTTCACGATTCCGCCTTCGCCGGTACGCACGATCGCGGATTCGCTGCTGGCGAAAAACATCTCGTGGAAGTATTACGGCGAAGGCTGGAAGACGTTCGTCAGCACGCCGTCCACGAGCGTCTACTGCAACATCTGCAATCCGTTCCTCTACGAAACCGCGATCATGACCAACCCGGCACTTGTCGCTGCGCACTTTCAGGACACAACCGACCTCTATTCGGACATCGCGGCGGGCACCTTGCCGGCCGTATCGTTCGTGAAGCCAGGCGGTCTGCTGGACGGTCATCCTGAGTCGTCGAAGTTCGGGCTGTATGAGGCATTCGTGCACAAGCTTGTCGAGGCGGTCCAGTCCAACCCGGCGCTGTGGGCGTCGACGGCGATCCTGATTACCACCGACGAAGGCGGCGGCTACTACGATTCAGGCTACATCCAGCCGGTGGATTTCTTCGGCGACGGTCCGCGTATTCCGATGATCGTGGTGTCGCCGTTTTCTCGTGGCGGCCGCGTGGTACATGAATATTCGGATCATGCGTCGATCATCAAGTTCATCGATCGCAACTGGTCGCTGTCTCCGATCACGCAGCGTAGCCGTGACAATCTGCCGAACCCGGTGCAGCTCCCAGGCAATCCGTACGTGCCGGTCAATTCGCCGGCCATCGGCGATCTTTTTGACTCGTTCCAATTCGACCGGGACCGGGATCAGGACGATCATCACAATGACAAAGGACAGGGTAATAACGGTGGGTTCGGCTGGTGGCCGTTCTGA
- a CDS encoding IS5 family transposase, translating to MTREKRKAYPTDVSDEEWSFVAAYLTLMDESAPQRKYELREMFNALRWMARAGAAWRMLPTNFPPWELVYQQTQRWLAAGCFECMVSDLRSIIRVAQGRRGQPSAVILDGRTMQSTCESGPRAGYDGYKRKRGSKVHMAVDTLGQLLAVHVTPANEQERAQVTELARQVQQATGETVKVAFADQGYTGEAPAQAARAQGIDLQVIRLDEAKKGFVLLPRRWVVERSFGWLNRFRRLARDYERLPETLAGLHFVVFAMFMLVHAIPVLRSS from the coding sequence ATGACAAGAGAGAAACGTAAAGCGTACCCGACAGACGTGTCAGACGAAGAATGGAGCTTCGTAGCAGCGTATCTGACGTTGATGGATGAGAGTGCACCACAGCGTAAATACGAGTTGCGCGAGATGTTCAATGCGTTGCGCTGGATGGCTCGCGCTGGGGCTGCGTGGCGAATGCTGCCGACCAACTTCCCGCCGTGGGAACTCGTGTACCAGCAGACGCAACGATGGCTGGCGGCCGGCTGTTTCGAGTGCATGGTGAGTGATCTTCGTTCAATCATCCGTGTCGCGCAGGGGCGGCGGGGGCAGCCCAGCGCGGTGATCCTTGATGGCCGTACGATGCAATCGACATGTGAGAGCGGTCCACGCGCAGGCTATGACGGCTACAAGCGCAAGCGTGGCAGCAAGGTGCATATGGCGGTCGACACGCTGGGTCAGTTGCTCGCCGTACACGTGACGCCGGCCAACGAGCAGGAGCGCGCACAGGTGACAGAGCTGGCGCGCCAGGTGCAGCAGGCAACGGGAGAAACCGTGAAAGTGGCCTTTGCCGATCAGGGTTACACGGGCGAAGCTCCTGCGCAGGCCGCGCGCGCTCAGGGAATTGATCTCCAGGTGATCAGGCTCGATGAAGCGAAAAAGGGTTTTGTGCTGTTGCCACGTCGATGGGTAGTCGAGCGCAGCTTCGGATGGCTCAACCGCTTTCGACGCCTCGCTCGCGACTACGAACGCTTGCCCGAAACACTCGCAGGTCTGCATTTTGTCGTCTTCGCCATGTTTATGCTTGTCCATGCAATCCCAGTACTTCGAAGTTCCTAA
- a CDS encoding class I SAM-dependent methyltransferase has translation MQDRINRAVWSSRSGRNGFAVASGWTDSGEAAAFAWVAHQVQHQPVLDVGVGGGRTVALLTAMSNDYTAVDYTPELVAICRRNHPGICVQQMDARDMSAFPDESFALVVFSYNGIDAVDYVGRRAVLREFARVLKPGGLVLFSAHNLYGPSYRQKPLHLLRMPNLSVNPISTCIDVARIGYSLAIGTLNYLRYSPLNREFDGYAIRVCAAHEFGIVIMYTDMDTQRRQLAEVNLHTEAVFGNSTGRCMQEGDDVRNDSWFHFIARKVVAR, from the coding sequence ATGCAAGATCGGATTAACCGTGCGGTGTGGAGCAGCCGCAGCGGGCGGAACGGGTTCGCCGTAGCCAGCGGCTGGACCGATTCTGGTGAGGCGGCAGCTTTCGCCTGGGTGGCACACCAGGTGCAACACCAGCCAGTTCTCGATGTAGGCGTGGGCGGGGGCAGAACCGTAGCCTTGCTAACGGCGATGAGCAATGACTACACCGCAGTCGACTACACGCCTGAACTGGTCGCGATCTGCCGCCGTAACCATCCGGGCATCTGCGTGCAGCAGATGGACGCTCGCGACATGTCGGCCTTTCCAGACGAGAGCTTTGCACTGGTCGTATTCAGTTACAACGGCATCGACGCGGTGGATTACGTCGGCCGCCGCGCCGTCTTGCGGGAGTTCGCCCGCGTGCTGAAGCCGGGCGGCCTGGTACTGTTTTCGGCCCACAACTTGTACGGACCGAGCTACCGTCAAAAACCGCTGCATCTTCTACGAATGCCAAACCTGTCGGTCAATCCGATTTCAACCTGCATCGATGTTGCCAGGATCGGATATTCGCTGGCAATTGGCACCCTCAATTACTTGCGCTATTCACCGCTCAATCGTGAGTTCGACGGTTACGCGATCCGGGTTTGCGCCGCGCACGAATTCGGCATTGTTATCATGTACACCGATATGGACACGCAGCGTCGCCAACTTGCCGAAGTGAATCTGCACACCGAGGCGGTGTTCGGAAACTCGACCGGACGGTGCATGCAGGAGGGTGACGATGTGAGGAATGATTCATGGTTCCACTTTATCGCGCGCAAGGTTGTGGCGCGATAA
- a CDS encoding SpoIIE family protein phosphatase yields the protein MEIFYSRRDMVSLAVLEGDRPIGLINRDILLSQMSKPFHRELYDKKSCIAFMDKEPLIVDADMSIEALTFKTVEVGNKALSDGFIVTRQGRFAGLASGYQLLGAVAEMQAEKNRQIMQSIEYASVIQQATLRASRDALSSMLPDATLIWEPRDVVGGDFYHFASFADGWFGAVADCTGHGVPGAFMTLLASASLSQALERIGPRDPAALLAAVNRNVKGLLGQVNGTGESPQSNDGLDAAFFWFDAGQQRLHFSGARIALHVLRPDADHFESIPGERMGVGYVDSLADYVWALNTVALPQGSLLFVSTDGLIDQIGGPRKIAFGKRRALELIVESRAQSLSAICEGLQRALADWQGAESRRDDVTLFFARV from the coding sequence ATGGAGATTTTCTATTCGCGGCGCGATATGGTCAGTTTGGCCGTGTTGGAGGGCGACCGCCCCATCGGACTGATCAATCGCGATATTCTCCTGTCGCAAATGAGCAAACCGTTCCACCGGGAGCTTTACGACAAGAAAAGCTGTATCGCGTTCATGGACAAGGAGCCGCTCATCGTCGACGCGGACATGAGCATCGAGGCGCTGACCTTCAAAACGGTCGAGGTGGGTAACAAGGCGCTGTCGGACGGATTTATCGTGACGAGACAGGGCCGGTTCGCCGGACTTGCCAGCGGCTATCAGCTATTGGGTGCCGTGGCTGAAATGCAGGCGGAAAAGAACCGTCAAATCATGCAGAGCATTGAATATGCAAGCGTGATTCAGCAAGCCACGCTGCGCGCTTCGCGCGACGCGCTCTCGTCCATGTTGCCGGATGCCACGTTGATATGGGAGCCGCGTGATGTGGTGGGCGGCGACTTCTATCATTTCGCTTCGTTTGCCGATGGATGGTTCGGCGCCGTAGCCGACTGTACTGGACATGGCGTGCCTGGCGCCTTCATGACGCTGCTTGCTTCGGCCTCACTCTCGCAGGCGCTCGAGCGAATCGGGCCGCGCGACCCAGCCGCACTTCTCGCGGCGGTCAATCGCAACGTAAAGGGGTTGTTGGGTCAAGTCAATGGGACAGGTGAGTCGCCGCAGTCGAACGACGGCCTCGACGCCGCTTTCTTCTGGTTCGACGCCGGGCAGCAGCGACTCCATTTTTCCGGTGCACGCATCGCGCTGCACGTTTTGCGGCCAGATGCCGATCACTTTGAAAGCATTCCGGGCGAACGCATGGGCGTCGGCTATGTCGACAGTCTGGCTGACTATGTGTGGGCCCTGAACACCGTTGCACTTCCGCAGGGTAGCCTCCTGTTCGTCTCGACAGATGGGCTTATCGATCAGATCGGCGGTCCGCGAAAAATTGCTTTTGGGAAGCGCCGGGCTCTCGAACTCATTGTCGAGAGCCGTGCGCAATCGCTATCCGCGATATGCGAAGGTCTTCAGCGCGCGTTGGCCGACTGGCAAGGCGCAGAATCCCGTCGCGACGACGTAACACTATTTTTTGCACGAGTTTAA
- a CDS encoding ASCH domain-containing protein, producing the protein MNRRKRLTFWGADENDDSLPRAVMDGRKTVTAETLAEYYKPYGEYGDGGYAPGDIIEVYDLRQRLRCIIKATKVYTIEFGDIPEEVWRGETFSSARKFCECHIRCMPHVDLHDHFKLVTLHFELVEIIARDVTC; encoded by the coding sequence ATGAACAGAAGAAAGAGACTGACGTTTTGGGGGGCTGACGAAAACGACGACAGTCTTCCGCGCGCTGTCATGGATGGTCGCAAGACCGTCACCGCCGAAACGCTCGCGGAATACTATAAGCCGTACGGCGAATACGGCGACGGTGGTTATGCACCGGGTGACATTATTGAAGTCTACGATTTGCGGCAGCGGCTTCGCTGCATCATCAAGGCCACCAAGGTGTATACGATCGAATTCGGGGACATCCCGGAAGAGGTCTGGCGTGGCGAGACGTTTTCCAGCGCAAGGAAATTTTGTGAGTGCCATATTCGGTGCATGCCGCATGTCGACCTGCATGACCACTTCAAGCTGGTAACGCTGCATTTTGAATTGGTCGAGATCATCGCGCGCGACGTCACCTGCTGA
- a CDS encoding SiaB family protein kinase: MFELLDQDAAFFELAQRRNLIFYHKGYFSHSIVAAMSEVMKLQLEVAGVSAPTRRKLFSTFIELSQNIVHYSSDSLVEGGGNGGAIREGAVCITTEGERHLMLCVNPIATAAVSSLRERLEPLRSMSLEEIKQAYKLSLRSDTPEESKGAGLGFLTMARDASAPLEFAFYPRVDAPETTLFCLKTII, translated from the coding sequence ATGTTTGAACTCTTAGATCAGGATGCCGCGTTTTTCGAACTCGCACAGAGGCGCAACCTGATTTTCTATCACAAGGGCTACTTCTCCCATAGCATCGTCGCGGCGATGAGTGAGGTCATGAAACTGCAACTGGAAGTTGCAGGGGTCAGCGCTCCAACCCGGCGCAAATTGTTTTCGACCTTTATCGAACTCTCCCAGAATATCGTCCACTATTCGTCCGACTCGCTCGTCGAAGGGGGCGGCAACGGTGGCGCCATACGCGAGGGTGCGGTGTGCATCACCACCGAGGGTGAGCGTCACCTCATGTTATGCGTCAATCCCATTGCGACGGCGGCGGTGAGCAGCCTGCGCGAGAGGCTTGAACCGTTGCGCAGCATGTCGCTTGAAGAAATCAAGCAGGCGTACAAGCTATCGCTGCGCTCCGATACGCCGGAGGAAAGTAAGGGCGCGGGGCTTGGCTTTTTGACGATGGCTCGCGACGCGAGCGCTCCGCTGGAGTTTGCCTTTTACCCGCGTGTCGATGCCCCGGAAACCACACTGTTTTGCCTCAAGACGATCATCTGA
- a CDS encoding FecR domain-containing protein produces MAVANALADDAAGVGKTLKGTVQIERAGGSSGAAIGSQVYSSDRIVTGPESFVGITLRDTTQLSAGANTVLDLNKFAFNTTTHDGVLDASIKRGSLAVISGKLAKANPDAVRFSTPTTTLGVRGTEFIIEVGDKGESAR; encoded by the coding sequence ATGGCTGTCGCCAATGCCCTTGCCGACGATGCTGCCGGCGTCGGCAAGACGCTCAAGGGCACGGTGCAGATCGAGCGGGCTGGAGGAAGTTCAGGAGCGGCCATCGGCAGTCAGGTTTACAGCAGCGATCGCATCGTGACCGGCCCGGAATCGTTCGTGGGTATCACGCTGCGTGACACCACCCAACTCTCGGCCGGCGCCAATACGGTCCTCGACCTCAACAAATTCGCGTTCAATACCACGACCCATGACGGAGTGCTCGACGCCTCCATCAAACGCGGTTCTCTGGCCGTGATTTCCGGAAAGCTGGCGAAGGCGAATCCCGATGCCGTGCGCTTCAGCACACCAACTACCACGCTGGGCGTGCGCGGCACGGAATTCATCATCGAAGTGGGCGATAAAGGGGAGAGCGCCCGTTGA
- a CDS encoding glutathione S-transferase family protein gives MPPVITAFERSPDSGRGLSRDTRVRWALEEVGQGYEVRLVSFDVLKDPAHRALHPFGQIPTYEEGALVLFESGAIVFHIAERHAGLLPDDANARARAITWMFAALNTVEPPILDLQTTKFLEGDKTWYDERLPLVKDRIRDRLGELSDHLGNADWLDGAFSAGDLIMVSVLLRLKASGLLDEYPNLAAYVARGEARPAYKRAFAAQLAVFTGKPPAG, from the coding sequence CTGCCCCCCGTTATCACCGCCTTTGAACGGTCGCCCGATAGCGGCAGGGGGCTGTCGCGTGACACGCGTGTTCGCTGGGCGCTTGAAGAAGTCGGCCAAGGTTACGAGGTTCGTCTTGTTTCGTTCGACGTACTGAAGGATCCCGCGCATCGAGCGCTTCATCCCTTTGGGCAGATCCCGACCTATGAAGAAGGCGCGCTTGTCCTGTTCGAGTCGGGGGCGATCGTGTTCCATATCGCAGAGCGCCACGCCGGCCTGCTACCTGACGACGCGAATGCCCGGGCACGCGCGATCACATGGATGTTTGCCGCGCTCAACACGGTTGAGCCGCCGATCCTCGATCTCCAAACCACCAAATTCCTGGAGGGAGACAAGACCTGGTACGACGAGCGTCTGCCTCTCGTCAAGGATCGCATCCGTGACCGGCTGGGCGAGCTTTCCGATCACCTTGGCAACGCCGACTGGCTCGATGGTGCGTTCAGCGCGGGCGACCTGATTATGGTGTCAGTGCTACTCAGGTTGAAAGCATCGGGTCTGCTGGACGAATATCCGAACCTCGCCGCCTATGTCGCCCGCGGCGAAGCCCGGCCCGCCTACAAACGTGCTTTCGCCGCTCAATTGGCGGTTTTCACCGGCAAGCCACCGGCCGGTTGA
- a CDS encoding TetR/AcrR family transcriptional regulator, whose translation MDTSSLPGLSPLQCRKRSAILDGAKTVFLREGFGLATMDDVASAAGVGKQTVYRHFKSKEALFVGLVSEMCAQVGVLLASAQGEQTDGAPEVELRELGWLLARSLITPDYLRLYRAIVAEAERLPELGQVFFENGAKVVRAFAAKILRKRFDESTAALRAATFVQLVLGDAYLELSIGYTVADVDARFALQIDEAVAVALR comes from the coding sequence ATGGACACTTCTTCTCTCCCCGGCCTGAGCCCGCTGCAATGCCGCAAGCGGTCCGCAATCCTCGACGGCGCGAAAACCGTTTTCTTACGCGAGGGTTTCGGTCTGGCAACGATGGACGATGTCGCCTCGGCCGCCGGCGTCGGCAAACAGACGGTCTACCGCCACTTCAAGTCGAAGGAGGCGCTCTTCGTTGGTTTGGTCAGCGAGATGTGCGCCCAGGTGGGCGTGCTGCTTGCCAGCGCTCAGGGCGAGCAAACCGATGGCGCACCCGAAGTGGAGTTGCGCGAGTTGGGATGGTTGCTGGCACGAAGCCTCATTACGCCGGATTATCTGCGGCTTTACCGGGCCATCGTTGCCGAGGCCGAGCGTCTTCCGGAACTTGGCCAGGTGTTTTTCGAAAATGGTGCAAAGGTCGTGCGTGCCTTTGCCGCAAAAATTCTGCGAAAGCGTTTTGACGAATCGACTGCTGCATTGCGGGCAGCGACATTCGTTCAGTTGGTGCTTGGCGACGCGTATCTGGAACTGTCAATTGGCTACACGGTGGCCGATGTTGACGCACGCTTTGCGCTGCAGATTGACGAGGCGGTAGCGGTTGCACTTCGCTAA